AGAAAGTATTCATTTCCAAAATGCAGCACAGAGAGgtgaaaacaaagggaagacAGAATCTTAGACGCTCACTCTGTACATTAAGTTTAATGGTGCTATCAACGGCTTCATATGACAGGAAATGATCTGGGCGTTTTGTTCACTTATTCTGGATGCCCTTAGTTTCAGAGAGCAACTGGTAACATGGATTGCACCTCGGAAGGGGACAGCTGAACTCTCCCTCTGGCTTTAGTAAGGAAAGAGCAGCGATGAAATCCGTGGACTGTGTGCACGTCATCCAACAGAAGGATACcgcctcctctccctctgccctccctggtGCTGTTTCAGGCGCCACGGGACTTTTTTCTGTCACATTCCCGTGGCTTGCAATGCTCCTGTCCTCTTGTCTTGCAGCAGTGTCTCTTTACCATGTTATCATCCTGAAAATAGAACTAGAAGCTCTGCGCAGCGAGCTGATCTACAGCGTCCAGGCACGGTCTCCGCTAGACCAGCCACTCGTGTCCCCCGATGAAAATAAAGCAGGTACCCctgtttcttccttcctgcaaGTGTCTGCAGCTGACGCCAGGCAGGTAAGCTGGAGGGGTGGGTTTTGACTCGCAGGGCATGGGCAAATGTGGGGCTGCTTTCACTGACTGTTGCTTCTACTTGATAGGAGAGCAGGCTTGCTGGTACTGGTCCGGTTGAGAGCTTCCAAAAGGAAATCTGGAACGGGAGTAGAAACAGGGGCAGGCGGTCTGCTGccaacacagaagaaaaaggtaaatACCAGCTGATGAAGTGGGTTGGGATGCCGCAGTTGGATCCTGTctagagaaaagcaggagtgtttgattcatgttttctttctcctgtcagTTTATCCATGCTCCCAGAGCCCATTCTGGTTTTCAAAATTATTGGTGGATGAATAGTGTTAACCATGGGCATATTCTCTTAAAGGATAGAATATTGAATCACAGAGTGTTTTGGCtttgaagggacctttaaaagGCCATGTAGTCTAATGGTCCTGCAATGAGTAGGGACATACTGTTTAAGGTACCAGATATATTATGCTATCTGCAGGTTGAACTTTGAATGTTGTATCTCAAATCTGCATGAAGCGTTAGAGTTGAAAAAGGCAACTTCAAATCATTCAGATTTTCAATTGTTCAATTCTCTCTGATAATAGTAGGGAGGGAAATCTATTAATAAAAATGCCAATTCATTTTtctgggaaacagaaaagagagaagtaaTGAGAACTTTAGGGAAATAGGAGCTTTCAAGGAGAAAGGCTGGCTTGTACCTGGCAAAAGAGGCAGACTACAAGGAATTCAGAAGTTTAGCATCATTTCTACATTAAAACAACCTATCAATAAATAGTAAA
This Corvus moneduloides isolate bCorMon1 chromosome 2, bCorMon1.pri, whole genome shotgun sequence DNA region includes the following protein-coding sequences:
- the TNFSF13B gene encoding tumor necrosis factor ligand superfamily member 13B isoform X1, whose amino-acid sequence is MKSVDCVHVIQQKDTASSPSALPGAVSGATGLFSVTFPWLAMLLSSCLAAVSLYHVIILKIELEALRSELIYSVQARSPLDQPLVSPDENKAGTPVSSFLQVSAADARQESRLAGTGPVESFQKEIWNGSRNRGRRSAANTEEKVLQACLQLIADSKSDIQQKDDSSIVPWLLSFKRGTALEEQGNKIVVKETGYFFIYGQVLYTDTTFAMGHLIQRKKAHVFGDDLSLVTLFRCIQNMPQSYPNNSCYTAGIAKLEEGDELQLTIPRRRAKISLDGDGTFFGAVRLL